From one Aspergillus fumigatus Af293 chromosome 8, whole genome shotgun sequence genomic stretch:
- the ppmA gene encoding type 2C protein phosphatase PTC7, with translation MILLASSRRACSLACSSLQPVARDRSLSFATSTATWSRHLPDSLFSLSSQRLSSSYLPRFSRRTFHATSLFSLDAPRISYRVAASSSPKNRRFHPPTNFHNFQPELHDAIGVVTEEIDAATRRKRRPDSGEDAFFVSRVGSQDSGAIAFAVADGVGGWVESKVDPANFSHALCLYMALEALSWDSSTDKLRAKNLLQSGYDQLVADKSIRAGGSTASVGVGLEDGQVELANLGDSGSMLLRLAAVHHYSVPQTHGFNTPYQLSIIPPRMRAQASIFGGSFLEDSPRDAVVTNLHMQHGDVLMLATDGVYDNLNNQDILKLITSRMILTGAWTATTDLGIKVSDNLGALTGPDGLASLLPWPSPPSKPSAADPSTSGNVAPSSRINQHHTLQSLLASTVAGEAKRASMDSRRDGPFAKEAQRYYPGDWYRGGKVDDICVLIIVAVEEGRGHESC, from the coding sequence ATGATCCTGCTGGCCTCCTCCCGTAGAGCCTGCAGTTTAGCCTGCAGTAGCCTACAACCTGTCGCAAGAGACAGATCGCTCTCTTTTGCAACATCTACCGCAACATGGTCTCGACACTTACCGGactctctcttctcccttAGCAGCCAGCGATTATCTTCATCCTACCTCCCACGATTTTCGCGAAGGACTTTTCATGCAACGTCATTGTTCAGTCTCGATGCTCCACGCATCTCCTACCGTGTGGCCGCCTCGTCGTCTCCCAAGAATCGCCGTTTCCACCCGCCCACCAATTTCCACAATTTCCAGCCCGAGCTTCACGATGCTATCGGCGTGGTCACAGAAGAAATTGACGCCGCCACCAGACGCAAGAGGAGGCCAGATAGTGGGGAAGATGCCTTCTTTGTGAGCAGAGTTGGAAGTCAGGACTCCGGCGCCATCGCCTTCGCAGTCGCGGACGGAGTTGGAGGCTGGGTGGAGTCCAAGGTCGACCCAGCAAACTTCTCTCACGCTCTGTGCCTTTATATGGCGCTCGAGGCGCTATCTTGGGACTCGTCGACAGACAAATTGCGGGCCAAGAACCTGCTTCAGTCAGGATACGACCAGCTCGTGGCGGACAAGTCGATTCGGGCTGGTGGGAGTACCGCATCGGTCGGGGTGGGCTTGGAGGATGGTCAGGTCGAGTTGGCCAATCTAGGCGACTCGGGGTCGATGCTCCTCCGTCTTGCGGCTGTGCATCATTACTCGGTCCCACAGACTCACGGCTTCAACACACCATATCAGCTGAGCATCATCCCCCCGAGAATGCGCGCTCAGGCTTCCATATTCGGCGGCTCTTTCTTGGAGGACTCGCCGCGCGACGCGGTTGTCACAAACCTCCATATGCAGCACGGCGACGTGCTCATGCTAGCGACCGATGGCGTCTACGATAACCTGAACAATCAAGACATCCTGAAGCTCATCACAAGCCGGATGATTCTGACCGGGGCATGGACCGCCACCACCGATTTGGGAATCAAAGTATCGGATAATCTCGGAGCGCTGACGGGCCCTGACGGCCTCGCTTCTCTACTTCCctggccatctcctccttccaagCCGTCGGCGGCCGACCCTTCCACATCAGGCAATGTTGCGCCATCCAGCAGAATTAATCAGCACCATACGCTCCAGTCTCTGCTTGCTTCCACAGTCGCCGGCGAAGCCAAACGGGCCAGCATGGATTCTCGACGGGACGGCCCATTCGCCAAAGAAGCCCAGCGCTATTATCCCGGCGATTGGTACCGAGGCGGAAAGGTGGACGACATCTGCGTTTTGATCATTGTGGCCGTTGAAGAGGGTCGAGGTCATGAATCTTGCTAG
- a CDS encoding putative pre-mRNA splicing factor — translation MHPSRQAYVEESEDTEMGIDLANVPVDRDYDIPSAAAGIPAERASAILSQFERKRRAAAMAVPTDDNRVRARLRELGEPITLFGEGPVDRRDRLRELLTDLAERQEAAAAEGDVSMRGTTEETEAAEEEAEQQEEFYTEGSQELLNARKAIARYSLPRAKARVERLREESTIPLRTHIKHRKAIKEKLQGFDLYGSQIAGDRPVSICRFAPDGKTIAAGNWGGGIRLLTVPNLEEKSNLNGHTDRVGGLAWFPGATLPSSNVSESSVNLVSGGGEGNVALWSLDKDTPLATLSGHSGRVCRTEFHPSGRYIASASFDTTWRLWDVETTVELLLQEGHSREVYTVAFNNDGSLLASGGLDSIGRIWDLRTGRTVMILEGHVREIYGLDWGVDGYRVLSGSGDGWIKCWDLRQVRNIGGIGAHKSVVSDVRWYKGTESAASYLPSTESNGRMDVDSNPTLTTSEQSTPATPIQPKKSGTFFVSSGFDKNVNIFSADDWSLVKSLSGHAGNVLSTDISDDAQWIASCGHDRTVKLWGIE, via the exons ATGCACCCTTCAAGACAGGCGTACGTGGAGGAGTCCGAG GATACGGAAATGGGCATTGACCTGGCAAACGTCC CCGTCGACCGCGACTATGATATTCCCTCTGCTGCAGCGGGCATACCCGCGGAACGAGCATCTGCCATTCTATCACAATTCGAGCGCAAGCGACGGGCAGCTGCCATGGCGGTTCCGACGGATGATAACCGTGTGCGCGCACGACTGCGAGAGCTTGGTGAACCGATCACTCTTTTCGGAGAAGGTCCCGTGGACCGGAGAGACAGACTGCGTGAGCTTCTGACGGATCTGGCCGAGAGGCAGGAAGCAGCAGCTGCGGAAGGTGATGTCTCCATGCGAGGTACCACAGAGGAAACTGAAGcggcagaagaggaagcagaaCAACAGGAAGAATTCTACACAGAGGGTTCCCAGGAGCTACTCAACGCCCGAAAAGCAATTGCCCGCTATTCCCTACCCCGAGCGAAAGCACGAGTAGAACGCTTACGAGAGGAATCTACAATCCCATTGAGAACACATATCAAACACCGCAAAGCGATCAAAGAGAAGTTGCAAGGGTTTGACCTTTACGGGTCGCAGATTGCGGGCGACCGCCCTGTGAGCATTTGTCGCTTTGCGCCAGACGGAAAGACGATCGCTGCGGGCAATTGGGGTGGTGGTATCCGGCTGCTCACGGTGCCGAATCTGGAGGAGAAGTCAAACCTCAATGGACATACGGATCGTGTCGGTGGATTGGCGTGGTTCCCCGGTGCAACGCTTCCTTCCTCGAATGTGTCCGAGTCGAGTGTCAACCTTGTCTCCGGGGGCGGCGAGGGCAACGTGGCGCTGTGGTCATTGGATAAAGATACACCACTAGCGACACTGTCAGGCCACAGTGGCCGTGTATGCCGGACAGAATTCCATCCTTCAGGGCGGTACATCGCATCTGCTTCGTTCGACACGACATGGCGCTTGTGGGACGTCGAGACAACAGTCGaactccttcttcaggaggGTCATTCACGAGAGGTTTATACGGTGGCATTTAACAATGATGGTTCTCTGCTGGCTAGCGGCGGTCTGGACAGCATTGGTCGAATCTGGGATCTACGGACGGGCCGCACGGTCATGATCCTTGAGGGACATGTCCGAGAAATCTACGGTCTCGACTGGGGTGTAGATGGATACCGTGTCTTGTCAGGTTCGGGGGATGGCTGGATCAAGTGTTGGGACCTCCGCCAAGTACGCAATATTGGTGGGATCGGCGCACATAAAAGTGTCGTGTCGGATGTACGGTGGTACAAGGGCACTGAGTCGGCTGCATCTTATCTGCCGTCCACTGAAAGCAATGGACGAATGGACGTTGACAGCAACCCGACACTCACAACGAGCGAACAGTCAACACCAGCAACCCCAATTCAACCAAAGAAGTCAGGCACATTCTTTGTCAGCAGTGGGTTCGACAAGAACGTCAATATCTTCAGCGCGGATGACTGGTCTCTAGTCAAGTCCTTGAGTGGCCATGCAGGCAATGTGCTCAGTACAGACATCAGTGATGATGCGCAGTGGATTGCCAGTTGCGGGCACGATCGGACTGTGAAGCTCTGGGGCATAGAGTGA
- a CDS encoding J-type chaperone JAC1, which produces MAASFQMQRLAQRSLLSTVPLARTEATHSLFLTGACIFCQLRPRAWAAQPARRPCLTLPTRRLASTSSTTAPETSNQDSNLPDLTNHYTIFRETLPAGPPPASAFDIPLSDLRREFLRLQNVIHPDKFPPGPEKQRAEALSARINEAYRTLSDPLQRAQYLLREIHGIDVTAEDGSTQHALDPETLMEVMEVQERIEEVGAGPEAEGTIAALKKENDARVAACVKSLAQAFERGDIEAARQECVRLRFWYSVGEGLREWEPGRTEIRLIH; this is translated from the coding sequence ATGGCAGCATCATTTCAAATGCAGCGGCTAGCACAGCGATCGCTGCTCTCCACAGTTCCCCTGGCACGGACGGAGGCCACACACTCGCTATTCCTAACAGGCGCCTGTATTTTCTGCCAGCTAAGACCAAGAGCTTGGGCTGCTCAGCCTGCGCGGCGCCCCTGTCTGACTTTGCCTACCCGTCGACTTGCCTCGACCTCATCTACAACAGCCCCCGAGACGAGCAATCAGGATAGCAACCTCCCAGACCTTACCAACCACTATACCATCTTCCGCGAGACCTTACCGGCAGGGCCACCCCCGGCTTCGGCATTCGATATCCCTCTGAGCGATCTGAGACGCGAGTTCCTCCGACTACAGAATGTGATACATCCGGACAAGTTCCCGCCGGGACCTGAGAAGCAACGAGCGGAGGCGCTGTCCGCGCGGATCAACGAAGCGTACCGGACGCTATCGGACCCTCTGCAGCGGGCGCAGTATCTCCTGCGCGAGATACATGGCATCGATGTGACAGCGGAGGACGGATCGACTCAACATGCGCTCGACCCGGAGACCCTGATGGAGGTTATGGAGGTTCAGGAGAGGATTGAGGAGGTCGGTGCAGGGCCGGAGGCTGAGGGAACCATTGCTGCGCTGAAAAAGGAGAATGATGCGCGGGTGGCGGCGTGTGTGAAGAGCTTGGCGCAAGCCTTTGAACGGGGGGATATCGAGGCTGCGCGTCAGGAGTGTGTGCGGTTGCGATTCTGGTACAGTGTGGGTGAAGGCTTGCGAGAGTGGGAACCAGGCAGGACGGAGATCCGCCTGATCCATTGA